One Turneriella parva DSM 21527 genomic region harbors:
- a CDS encoding NADP-dependent isocitrate dehydrogenase: protein MADSKSKIIWTKIDEAPALATYSLLPIVNAFTKAAGVVVETCDISLAGRILANFPENLSESQKVADGLAALGKLVLLPEANVIKLPNISASIPQLKAAIKELQSQGYKVPDYPEEPKTEDEKAIKARYAKVLGSAVNPVLREGNSDRRVARSVKEFAKKNPHKLGEWSKECKSHVANMKAGDFFHNEKSVTIEDATDVKFEFEDKSGNKTVLKEKLSLKKGEVFDATFMSAKALRQFIEDQLADAKAKNLLFSVHLKATMMKVSDPIIFGHFVSVYFKDVFAKHAATFQKLGVNPDLGLGDLYAKIKTLPDAERAEIEADIQATYSVRPPLAMVDSAKGITNLHAGNDVIIDASMPVVIRDSGKMWGPDGKLHECKAVIPDTSYAEFYQTGFDFCRQQGAFDPRVMGNVANVGLMAQQAEEYGSHDKTFKAPGDGVIRVIDAAGKVLTEHHVETGDIWRACQTKDEAIRDWVKLAVRRARATGSPAVFWLTSARAHDAQIIAKVNTYLKEHDTSGLEIHILSLVDAMQFTLERVKAGKDTISVTGNVMRDYLTDLFPILELNTSAKMLSIVPLLNGGGLFETGAGGSAPKHVQQFQQEGYLRWDSTGEFLALGVSLEHLAATFKNAKAQVLADTIDKAFGKFLDNNKSPARKVGEIDNRGSHFYFGLYWAQALAEQTADKELQARFAPIAKQLTENEAKIDKELIDAQGKPVDMGGYFHPDDAKTAKAMRPSATLNSIIDAI from the coding sequence ATGGCAGACTCAAAATCAAAAATCATCTGGACTAAAATCGACGAAGCACCCGCGCTCGCAACATATTCGCTCTTGCCCATTGTGAATGCGTTCACCAAGGCAGCCGGAGTCGTCGTTGAAACCTGCGATATTTCACTCGCGGGCCGAATTCTTGCGAATTTTCCCGAAAATCTCTCTGAGAGCCAAAAAGTCGCCGATGGCCTCGCGGCACTCGGCAAGCTCGTGCTGCTGCCTGAAGCGAACGTCATCAAGCTGCCGAATATCAGTGCTTCGATTCCGCAGTTGAAGGCGGCGATCAAAGAACTGCAGAGCCAGGGTTACAAGGTGCCCGACTATCCCGAAGAGCCAAAAACAGAAGATGAAAAGGCGATCAAGGCGCGTTATGCCAAGGTGCTCGGCAGCGCGGTCAACCCGGTGCTGCGCGAAGGCAACTCAGACCGCCGCGTGGCGCGTTCGGTCAAAGAGTTTGCAAAGAAGAACCCGCACAAACTCGGCGAGTGGAGCAAAGAGTGCAAGAGCCATGTTGCGAACATGAAAGCCGGCGACTTTTTTCACAATGAAAAATCTGTCACGATTGAAGATGCCACTGACGTTAAGTTTGAGTTCGAAGACAAGTCAGGCAACAAAACTGTTCTGAAAGAAAAACTTTCGCTGAAAAAAGGCGAAGTGTTCGACGCAACTTTCATGAGCGCGAAGGCTTTGCGCCAGTTTATCGAAGACCAACTGGCTGATGCGAAAGCGAAGAACCTTCTCTTTTCTGTGCACCTCAAAGCCACGATGATGAAGGTATCTGACCCGATCATTTTCGGCCATTTCGTTTCGGTCTATTTCAAAGACGTGTTTGCAAAACATGCGGCCACTTTTCAGAAGTTGGGCGTGAATCCCGACCTCGGTCTCGGAGACCTTTACGCGAAAATCAAGACTCTGCCCGACGCAGAGCGCGCAGAAATTGAAGCGGATATTCAGGCGACGTACAGTGTGCGCCCACCGCTCGCGATGGTCGACTCTGCGAAAGGCATTACCAACCTGCACGCGGGCAACGACGTGATCATCGACGCATCGATGCCTGTTGTCATTCGTGACTCGGGCAAGATGTGGGGCCCAGACGGCAAGCTTCACGAGTGCAAGGCCGTGATTCCCGATACGTCATATGCTGAATTCTACCAGACCGGCTTTGACTTCTGCCGCCAGCAAGGCGCATTTGACCCGCGCGTCATGGGCAATGTTGCGAACGTAGGCCTCATGGCGCAGCAGGCAGAGGAATACGGCTCGCACGACAAGACCTTCAAAGCGCCTGGTGATGGCGTCATTCGCGTCATCGATGCTGCGGGCAAAGTGCTGACTGAACACCACGTCGAAACCGGTGACATCTGGCGTGCCTGCCAGACGAAAGATGAAGCGATACGCGACTGGGTGAAGCTCGCGGTGCGCCGCGCGCGCGCGACAGGCTCACCGGCCGTCTTTTGGCTGACGAGCGCCCGTGCGCACGATGCGCAGATTATCGCGAAGGTGAATACCTACCTGAAAGAGCATGATACCTCGGGGCTTGAGATACACATTCTTTCGCTCGTCGACGCGATGCAGTTTACGCTTGAGCGCGTCAAAGCCGGCAAAGACACGATTTCTGTTACGGGCAACGTGATGCGCGATTACCTCACCGACCTTTTCCCGATTTTGGAGCTCAACACCAGCGCGAAGATGCTTTCGATTGTACCACTTTTGAACGGCGGTGGATTGTTCGAAACCGGCGCAGGCGGCTCGGCACCGAAACACGTGCAGCAGTTTCAGCAAGAAGGTTATCTGCGTTGGGATTCAACCGGTGAATTTCTCGCTCTCGGTGTTTCGCTCGAACATCTGGCTGCCACGTTCAAGAACGCAAAAGCTCAGGTGCTTGCCGACACGATCGACAAGGCGTTCGGCAAGTTTCTCGATAACAACAAGTCGCCGGCGCGCAAGGTGGGCGAAATCGACAACCGTGGCAGCCATTTCTATTTTGGGCTCTATTGGGCGCAGGCTCTCGCCGAACAGACTGCCGACAAAGAACTGCAGGCACGATTCGCCCCGATCGCAAAGCAGCTGACCGAGAACGAAGCCAAAATTGACAAAGAGCTGATCGATGCTCAGGGCAAGCCCGTCGACATGGGTGGCTATTTTCACCCCGACGACGCGAAGACTGCAAAGGCAATGCGCCCGAGTGCGACGCTAAATTCGATCATCGACGCGATTTAG
- a CDS encoding ankyrin repeat domain-containing protein, translated as MAVLITPSLFAAPEEALRAAAEAADPVALEAALKKKPNVNAPLDEYGQTALFLVIGQESKGDDRLLKCTKLLISAGADVNQRAFSDQNTPLLSLISPYSDRTEEHRAIIEVLAAAGADLNASSKDGSTAMSRAIQRVDLDTMKKLIALGAEMNPVLPEGRNYVHLAARLDMDKRGVDKALEILINAGVDFDTPDERDRTPLHYIAESGNEAALKQILKYKPRIDRKDNEGKTPVDLALRKKGISETPGYEQHLAKLIRRSANKPKLIEVGEIFSASEAQVDIMGKGIGKVKSGQKLTVRTAQGGYTLVAGENMHTKLKAKASPAAAVRLKKGDKVYRK; from the coding sequence ATGGCCGTTTTGATAACGCCGTCACTCTTCGCCGCCCCCGAAGAGGCGCTGCGTGCCGCTGCAGAAGCGGCGGATCCCGTTGCTCTCGAAGCAGCACTTAAGAAGAAGCCGAATGTGAATGCGCCGCTCGATGAGTACGGACAAACGGCACTCTTTCTCGTCATCGGTCAGGAATCCAAAGGTGATGACCGCCTTTTGAAATGCACAAAGCTGCTGATCAGCGCAGGAGCCGATGTCAACCAGCGTGCGTTTAGCGACCAGAACACGCCGTTGTTGAGCCTCATCTCTCCGTACAGTGATCGGACAGAGGAGCACCGGGCAATCATCGAAGTTCTGGCAGCTGCCGGTGCAGATCTGAACGCAAGCTCAAAAGACGGTAGTACAGCGATGAGTCGCGCGATCCAGCGAGTCGATCTCGATACAATGAAAAAGCTCATAGCGCTTGGCGCCGAAATGAATCCGGTCTTACCCGAGGGACGTAACTATGTACACCTGGCGGCCCGCCTCGATATGGATAAGCGAGGTGTCGACAAAGCCCTGGAAATTCTCATCAACGCGGGTGTTGATTTCGATACGCCGGATGAGCGCGACAGAACTCCCTTGCACTATATTGCCGAATCGGGTAATGAAGCCGCACTGAAGCAGATACTTAAATACAAGCCACGTATCGACCGCAAAGATAACGAAGGCAAGACACCGGTTGATCTGGCTTTGCGCAAAAAGGGGATCTCAGAAACGCCGGGTTATGAGCAGCATCTTGCCAAGTTGATTCGCAGATCTGCGAACAAACCGAAATTGATCGAAGTAGGAGAAATTTTCTCAGCCAGTGAGGCACAGGTTGATATTATGGGAAAAGGTATTGGTAAGGTTAAAAGCGGCCAAAAGCTCACTGTCAGGACAGCACAGGGAGGCTATACACTGGTTGCCGGAGAAAACATGCACACAAAACTGAAAGCAAAAGCGTCACCGGCTGCAGCAGTACGTCTCAAGAAAGGCGATAAGGTTTATCGGAAGTAA
- a CDS encoding ankyrin repeat domain-containing protein produces MKEIPVVSSFLVFMLVACASPQKRFEKAVVGNDLSGVESALADGAKPTPYMIGGKSLTALEHAIKHKNREMVARLLKADAPVSNTVSDALTVAIYAGDLEIVKMLVASGKFDPKSDKGTKLVVAIRSGRPEIVEYLIGAGFPVNATPGYAPPLAVAIDKNDTESAKKLLHAGANPNLKDERGATVFCLALAQNRSEIALAMLAAKPDVKTHCGNGSPLYWAEKHKNSELSAKIKSLGGKSEYVPPKAESSKFNHSTAKSEKQRELDRIKATMITSHPRSMRSKMKCQPWAHRWATPAIAARLLRALTATGRTRTAVTSTRAAVKRAAATSAARTGKSAYESCGLNALT; encoded by the coding sequence ATGAAAGAGATACCTGTTGTTAGTTCGTTCTTAGTTTTCATGCTTGTTGCGTGTGCATCGCCCCAAAAAAGATTTGAAAAGGCAGTTGTCGGTAATGATTTGTCAGGTGTTGAAAGTGCCCTCGCAGATGGGGCAAAGCCGACGCCTTACATGATCGGCGGCAAGTCGCTCACGGCTCTGGAGCATGCGATTAAGCATAAGAACCGAGAAATGGTAGCGCGACTGCTGAAAGCGGATGCTCCTGTGAGCAATACCGTCAGTGATGCGCTGACTGTTGCCATATACGCGGGAGATCTCGAAATCGTTAAAATGCTCGTGGCTAGCGGAAAATTTGATCCAAAGTCAGACAAGGGCACAAAATTAGTTGTGGCAATTCGCTCTGGTCGGCCAGAGATCGTTGAATATCTGATCGGCGCTGGCTTTCCGGTCAATGCCACACCAGGTTATGCGCCTCCATTGGCTGTCGCGATCGATAAGAACGATACCGAATCTGCCAAAAAGCTATTGCATGCAGGTGCGAATCCTAATCTCAAAGACGAACGCGGCGCTACAGTTTTTTGTCTTGCCTTAGCTCAGAACAGAAGCGAAATCGCATTGGCAATGCTTGCGGCCAAACCAGATGTCAAGACGCATTGCGGCAATGGAAGTCCCCTGTACTGGGCGGAGAAGCACAAGAATTCCGAACTGAGTGCAAAGATAAAGTCACTCGGAGGCAAATCAGAGTATGTTCCGCCTAAGGCGGAAAGCAGTAAATTTAACCATTCGACGGCAAAGAGCGAGAAACAGCGCGAACTCGACCGTATAAAGGCCACGATGATTACCTCGCACCCAAGATCCATGCGATCGAAAATGAAATGTCAGCCCTGGGCGCACAGGTGGGCAACACCGGCTATAGCAGCCCGACTGTTACGGGCATTGACTGCGACAGGCAGAACCAGAACTGCCGTAACAAGTACCAGGGCGGCGGTGAAACGGGCAGCAGCTACATCGGCCGCAAGGACCGGGAAGAGCGCATACGAAAGTTGCGGTCTGAACGCTCTGACCTAG
- a CDS encoding Uma2 family endonuclease translates to MGLPALAVFSPEEYLEIEMRSQERHEYYDGHIIAMAGGSTSHGIIQVNLLTGLTNLFRDKNRPCRPFGSDTRVYVSDTKYFYPDVSIICGTPDVDGQNNWKNPEIVIEILSDSTASFDQNEKAAAYKQIPSLKELVLIDSRVKAITIFQKQDDGAWVERSYGDQTVAVKIAGEELASAEIYEGVF, encoded by the coding sequence ATGGGTTTACCGGCATTGGCAGTATTTTCACCCGAGGAATATCTCGAAATCGAGATGCGCTCGCAAGAACGCCATGAATATTATGACGGGCACATCATCGCGATGGCCGGGGGTAGCACCTCACATGGCATTATCCAGGTAAATCTGCTGACCGGTCTAACGAATCTCTTTCGCGACAAGAATAGGCCTTGCCGGCCTTTTGGTTCTGACACGCGCGTCTATGTCAGTGACACCAAATACTTCTACCCTGACGTCAGCATTATTTGCGGTACGCCGGATGTCGACGGACAAAATAACTGGAAAAATCCTGAGATCGTGATCGAAATTCTTTCTGACTCCACCGCATCATTTGACCAAAACGAAAAGGCGGCAGCTTACAAACAAATACCGTCACTCAAAGAGCTGGTGCTGATTGACAGTCGTGTGAAGGCAATCACCATCTTTCAGAAGCAAGACGACGGTGCCTGGGTCGAGCGCAGCTACGGTGATCAGACGGTTGCGGTGAAAATCGCGGGCGAAGAGCTGGCGTCAGCGGAGATTTATGAGGGTGTGTTTTGA
- a CDS encoding slipin family protein: protein MEQFIALAIPALLVAILTLKVINQYEQGLVFTLGKFTGIKQPGLRLIIPIVQRMVRVDMRIRTLDVMKQQIMTKDNVPVHVNAAIFFKVENPEQAIIQVQDYQYAIAQYAQTALRDVIGGKTLDTLLVERQEIGDAIKKLVDNETDGWGLDVQAIKIQDIEVPDDLKRIMSRQAAAEREKRANIIKSEGDKEAAKNLADAAKMMERSKGAMQLRTLQTLDGLGPTSSNTVVMALPVEVLEWFKKGR from the coding sequence ATGGAACAATTCATTGCCCTGGCCATACCCGCGCTTCTTGTCGCCATCTTGACCCTGAAGGTCATCAACCAGTACGAACAGGGGCTCGTGTTTACCCTCGGTAAATTTACCGGCATTAAGCAGCCAGGCCTTCGGCTGATTATCCCGATTGTGCAGCGTATGGTGCGCGTTGACATGCGCATTCGCACGCTCGACGTCATGAAACAACAGATCATGACCAAAGACAATGTGCCTGTGCATGTGAACGCCGCGATCTTCTTCAAAGTAGAAAACCCCGAGCAGGCGATCATTCAGGTACAAGACTACCAGTACGCGATTGCGCAGTATGCTCAAACCGCGCTGCGTGACGTCATTGGCGGTAAAACTCTCGATACGCTGCTCGTCGAACGGCAAGAGATTGGCGACGCGATCAAAAAGCTCGTCGACAATGAAACGGACGGCTGGGGCCTCGACGTGCAGGCGATCAAGATTCAGGATATCGAAGTGCCCGACGATCTCAAGCGCATCATGAGCCGGCAGGCCGCAGCCGAACGCGAGAAGCGCGCCAACATCATCAAGAGCGAAGGCGACAAAGAAGCCGCGAAAAATCTTGCCGACGCCGCAAAGATGATGGAGCGCTCGAAGGGCGCAATGCAGCTGCGCACTCTGCAGACACTCGACGGCCTCGGGCCGACTTCTTCAAACACGGTTGTGATGGCGCTGCCCGTCGAGGTGCTGGAGTGGTTTAAGAAGGGGCGGTAG
- a CDS encoding Uma2 family endonuclease, with product MALPAPALFTPEEYLEFEMKSLEKHELYDGYLIAMAGAQQPHRRIQTNLIVTLGNRFKAKSRECIPYASDTRVYVSHGRYFYPDVTVFCGKAIEDKWDNALNPDVVIEILSDSTASFDKNEKAAAYRQMPGLKQLVLVDSREKHITIYLRNSDGAWVETQYGAATSQISIADEDIAFEEIYESAL from the coding sequence GTGGCATTGCCAGCACCTGCACTATTTACGCCAGAAGAGTATCTCGAATTCGAGATGAAGTCTCTTGAAAAACACGAACTCTATGATGGGTACCTCATTGCCATGGCGGGTGCCCAGCAACCACACAGACGCATCCAGACCAACTTGATTGTTACGCTTGGAAATCGCTTCAAGGCAAAGAGCCGTGAATGCATTCCCTATGCCTCAGATACGCGTGTTTACGTCTCGCACGGACGCTATTTCTACCCAGATGTGACAGTTTTCTGCGGTAAAGCCATCGAAGACAAATGGGACAATGCCTTAAACCCCGATGTTGTCATTGAAATATTGTCTGATTCAACTGCTTCTTTCGACAAGAACGAGAAGGCAGCCGCTTACCGGCAGATGCCCGGGCTTAAGCAGCTGGTGCTGGTTGATAGTCGTGAGAAGCACATCACCATCTACCTACGCAATAGTGATGGGGCATGGGTTGAGACGCAGTACGGCGCGGCGACTTCTCAAATCTCAATTGCCGACGAAGACATCGCGTTCGAAGAGATTTACGAGTCAGCACTCTAA
- a CDS encoding enoyl-CoA hydratase/isomerase family protein: MSAVIDTGRPAGVFTCLTTAVKDHIGYIRLQSGEQNAFNDRSLEEIIAAHDLMEKDPDVWGVIFTSANETVFSTGLDAGFMLSLAREQKLDMFRLLFAATRRIYAFAKPELVLLPGHAFAAGAVLAMAADWRFMAEGKGRMAFPEVMLGISMPEAMIRMIASQVGEHNMSALIQTGDMFKAEDCLRYGVVNELVPPAELQTHGEKFMRRLFLKPLAGIRAVKRNLRRENLKFFDNDPSLDAFVELMGENFEEALRAGVEGRRPKFQNP, from the coding sequence ATGAGTGCTGTCATAGATACTGGTAGGCCAGCAGGGGTGTTCACGTGCCTGACCACGGCCGTCAAAGACCACATCGGTTACATCAGGCTGCAAAGCGGCGAACAGAACGCGTTCAATGACCGCTCACTTGAAGAGATCATTGCCGCACACGACCTCATGGAAAAAGACCCCGATGTTTGGGGTGTGATCTTCACCTCGGCGAACGAGACGGTCTTTTCAACAGGCCTCGATGCTGGCTTCATGCTGAGCCTTGCGCGTGAGCAGAAGCTCGACATGTTTCGGCTGCTATTTGCGGCGACGCGGCGTATCTATGCTTTCGCAAAGCCCGAGCTGGTGCTGTTGCCGGGCCATGCGTTTGCCGCGGGCGCGGTGCTCGCCATGGCTGCTGACTGGCGCTTCATGGCTGAGGGCAAAGGCCGCATGGCTTTTCCCGAAGTGATGCTTGGCATTTCGATGCCCGAGGCGATGATACGCATGATCGCTTCGCAGGTGGGCGAACATAACATGTCGGCGCTGATTCAGACCGGTGATATGTTTAAGGCAGAAGACTGTCTGCGTTACGGTGTTGTGAATGAACTCGTGCCGCCTGCAGAATTGCAGACGCATGGCGAAAAGTTCATGCGCCGGCTGTTTCTAAAGCCGCTCGCGGGTATTCGCGCAGTGAAGCGCAACCTGCGCCGCGAGAACCTGAAGTTCTTCGATAATGACCCGAGTCTCGACGCTTTCGTCGAACTCATGGGCGAAAATTTCGAAGAAGCACTGCGCGCCGGTGTCGAAGGGCGCCGGCCGAAGTTTCAGAACCCCTAA
- a CDS encoding TetR/AcrR family transcriptional regulator, translating into MQAKTTREKIIDDCIQLLWKNGVNGTSMSDIAEKAAILKGSFYNYFKSKEEFVGAVLDSYAQRWESNVVAIFREKKLSARAQFKKYFERMKEMAATMQYTQGSLVGNFAQELSGASEKFAAQSEKFFRRMQSYLTDALKDAQLNGSLAEGEDPETLAEIILNSTEGAILRAKTQRSTRPIEILEEFFLQKFVPV; encoded by the coding sequence GTGCAGGCAAAAACCACGCGCGAAAAGATTATCGACGATTGCATCCAACTGCTCTGGAAAAATGGCGTCAACGGCACGAGTATGTCTGACATCGCTGAGAAGGCCGCAATTCTCAAAGGTTCTTTCTATAACTATTTCAAGAGCAAAGAAGAGTTCGTCGGCGCTGTGCTCGATTCGTACGCGCAGCGTTGGGAGTCAAACGTCGTCGCGATCTTTCGTGAGAAAAAACTCTCGGCGCGTGCGCAGTTCAAGAAATATTTTGAGCGCATGAAAGAGATGGCCGCGACGATGCAATACACGCAGGGGTCGCTCGTTGGCAATTTCGCGCAAGAGCTTTCGGGTGCGAGCGAGAAGTTCGCCGCGCAGAGCGAAAAATTTTTTCGCCGCATGCAGTCATACCTGACCGATGCGCTCAAAGACGCGCAGTTAAATGGCTCGCTCGCGGAAGGAGAAGACCCCGAGACGCTCGCCGAGATTATTCTCAACAGCACCGAAGGTGCAATCTTGCGCGCAAAGACGCAGCGCAGCACGCGGCCGATTGAAATCTTAGAAGAATTTTTTCTGCAGAAATTCGTCCCCGTCTGA
- a CDS encoding PP2C family protein-serine/threonine phosphatase, with protein MQASLTQVQALKDKQDADYYLTSLLLNPLATVQVNSPKVRVESLLVQKKQFVFKNRVYQLGGDFNIAETVTIGDATHLFLFNGDAMGKSIQGAGGALILGAILKVLLARPVTKANATPAAFLAGIYRRLNEVFLSLDGRMMISLTMAVISPDRSAYLISAEHPDPVLLAKGKARLVNVAQLPKLGSTRDDMPSDKIAVTRLMLAPGDLLILASDGRDDILLSGASGKVYNEDESLFCRLVERSDGSLRSIFASVESAGEVTDDFSAVSVLVE; from the coding sequence TTGCAGGCCAGCCTAACGCAGGTGCAGGCGCTCAAAGACAAGCAAGACGCCGACTATTATCTGACCAGCCTGTTACTAAACCCTCTCGCGACAGTGCAGGTCAATAGCCCCAAAGTCAGGGTAGAGAGCCTTTTGGTGCAGAAAAAGCAGTTTGTGTTCAAGAATCGCGTCTACCAGCTGGGTGGTGATTTTAATATCGCTGAAACGGTGACGATTGGTGACGCAACGCACCTCTTTCTTTTCAACGGCGATGCGATGGGCAAATCAATTCAAGGTGCGGGTGGTGCACTCATTCTGGGTGCCATTCTGAAAGTGCTGCTCGCACGGCCGGTAACAAAGGCAAACGCTACACCCGCAGCCTTTCTTGCCGGTATCTATCGACGCCTCAACGAAGTCTTCTTGTCGCTCGACGGCCGCATGATGATCTCACTCACGATGGCTGTCATTTCGCCCGACAGATCGGCCTACCTTATTTCAGCGGAACACCCTGATCCGGTATTGCTTGCGAAAGGCAAGGCGCGACTCGTCAACGTGGCGCAACTACCCAAGCTGGGTTCGACCCGCGACGATATGCCGAGCGACAAGATCGCGGTCACGAGGCTCATGCTCGCCCCGGGCGATCTGCTGATTCTGGCGTCAGACGGTCGCGATGATATTCTGCTTTCGGGTGCCAGCGGCAAAGTCTACAATGAGGATGAATCGCTGTTCTGTCGCCTCGTCGAGCGCAGCGATGGCTCGCTGCGCAGCATTTTTGCCAGCGTCGAATCTGCGGGCGAAGTCACTGATGATTTTTCGGCGGTAAGCGTGCTGGTAGAATGA
- a CDS encoding GAF domain-containing protein, translated as MQELSLEKLRRQNAALLKLAKSTAIDSGDIQQALREITEAGSMTLDVKRCSVWSYNEQRDGIVCLDLYEAEKNQHSSGLTLMAKDFPAYFKYLGEERFLAAHDAHTDESTCEFSEVYLRPLNINSMLDAPFRRSGLMMGVLCNEQVGEARVWPPRRAKFFRFSCRSDFSCI; from the coding sequence ATGCAAGAACTTTCACTCGAAAAGCTGCGCAGGCAAAATGCTGCGTTGCTTAAGCTTGCGAAGAGCACTGCTATCGACAGCGGTGACATTCAACAGGCCTTACGTGAGATAACTGAAGCCGGGTCGATGACTCTCGACGTCAAACGTTGCAGTGTCTGGTCTTATAACGAGCAGCGTGACGGTATCGTCTGCCTCGACCTTTACGAGGCCGAAAAGAACCAGCACTCTTCGGGCCTGACCTTGATGGCTAAAGACTTTCCCGCCTATTTTAAATACCTGGGCGAAGAGAGATTTCTCGCAGCGCACGATGCTCACACTGATGAATCGACATGCGAGTTCTCTGAAGTCTACTTAAGGCCGCTCAACATCAATTCAATGCTCGACGCACCTTTTCGCCGTTCGGGCCTCATGATGGGGGTGCTATGCAACGAACAGGTCGGCGAAGCCCGCGTCTGGCCCCCCCGAAGAGCAAAATTTTTCCGGTTCTCTTGCCGATCTGATTTCTCGTGCATTTGA
- a CDS encoding TetR/AcrR family transcriptional regulator, with translation MKLKEQGMLAEFRRYQNPQTAKEAQIVKAAERVFAELGYDGATTAELARRGGVTERTLFKYFPGKAHLYKRVLSGLLFAAIIPGHMADLRSRLLDLKPDFREWYAAILMARYQAVAAEPFRLRLLWGALLFSPDFSVIFGKLWRENLYETSVKAICHFQAKGQVRADLDASAIVRASFSLGGGFLLTQFVFAPELNLNPEVEIQTIVELFTRGVKM, from the coding sequence GTGAAGCTAAAAGAACAGGGCATGTTAGCGGAATTCAGGCGCTACCAGAATCCTCAAACGGCCAAAGAGGCCCAGATTGTTAAAGCAGCAGAGAGGGTCTTTGCCGAACTTGGCTATGATGGCGCCACCACCGCCGAACTCGCTCGTAGGGGCGGGGTCACAGAGCGCACATTATTTAAGTATTTTCCGGGCAAAGCGCACCTGTATAAGCGCGTTCTTTCTGGTCTGTTGTTCGCGGCGATTATTCCGGGCCACATGGCCGATCTCAGGTCACGACTTCTTGATCTTAAACCTGATTTTCGAGAATGGTATGCCGCTATTTTGATGGCGCGCTATCAGGCAGTTGCCGCAGAGCCCTTCAGACTTCGGCTACTTTGGGGAGCCTTGCTGTTCTCACCTGATTTTTCAGTTATCTTCGGCAAGTTATGGCGCGAAAACCTGTACGAAACTTCGGTAAAGGCAATTTGCCATTTTCAGGCCAAAGGACAAGTCAGGGCAGACCTAGACGCGAGTGCGATTGTCCGTGCTTCGTTTAGCCTTGGCGGGGGTTTTTTGCTGACTCAATTTGTTTTCGCGCCAGAATTGAATCTTAACCCAGAGGTTGAAATACAAACAATAGTTGAATTATTTACTAGGGGTGTAAAGATGTAG
- a CDS encoding DAPG hydrolase family protein, with protein sequence MKKVSLKLPEKLVIEWRPKPVSSGKSGTRTLADGRIQYWIEHDTIKGVSPDMLAWWFQNLEGDIEFQGKNYSRYRVWHPEDHVHVSYERKLPDGTVGPGAAIRIVEYLGRNRRYLVNVVSPIEKLDTSGFIHNPRAFGWLPIVRMEYAFEKVPGGTRYRNSLIIGWRHWSFRLLRPLIRAFIFNDEHGFAWIKHNIEEVGQFEAFLPTLYARETKNRPVLKGSNAKY encoded by the coding sequence ATGAAAAAAGTTTCTTTAAAATTGCCCGAAAAGCTTGTAATCGAATGGAGACCGAAACCTGTTTCAAGCGGCAAGTCTGGCACGCGTACGCTTGCCGATGGGCGAATACAGTACTGGATTGAACACGATACAATAAAAGGTGTCTCTCCCGATATGCTCGCCTGGTGGTTCCAAAACCTCGAGGGAGATATCGAATTCCAGGGAAAAAACTACAGCCGGTATCGGGTATGGCATCCCGAAGATCATGTTCATGTGAGTTACGAACGAAAGCTTCCCGACGGAACAGTGGGGCCTGGCGCAGCTATACGCATTGTCGAATACCTGGGACGCAATCGCAGATACCTTGTGAATGTCGTAAGCCCGATCGAAAAGCTAGACACCTCTGGTTTCATTCACAATCCGCGTGCATTCGGCTGGCTGCCGATTGTAAGAATGGAATATGCATTCGAGAAAGTTCCCGGAGGCACTCGCTATAGAAACAGCCTCATTATTGGTTGGCGCCATTGGTCTTTTCGGTTGCTACGGCCCCTTATCAGGGCATTCATATTTAATGACGAACATGGATTTGCCTGGATCAAGCACAATATCGAAGAAGTCGGACAATTCGAAGCTTTCTTGCCCACTCTTTACGCACGCGAGACAAAGAACCGGCCTGTGCTAAAAGGAAGTAACGCCAAATATTGA